A stretch of the Streptosporangium sp. NBC_01755 genome encodes the following:
- a CDS encoding right-handed parallel beta-helix repeat-containing protein, whose translation MSLPRIRRLAIAAVLVLIVSAVASPSPARADSECPPPTVTVATPGQLAAALAAAQPGDVISVEDGTYDGNWTATTPGTAEEPIWLCGSSAAVLTNDGITGGYGLHLDGADWWHLYGFTVADAQKGVIVDAAEQVTVEGLTVHGVGDEGIHLRTHTVDSLVTGNTIHDTGNRREKFGEGVYIGSSDANWGVLTGGQPDRSDRNTIVGNTIYDTTAEAIDIKEGTSDGVVSGNVMDGAGQTEEGADSWVDAKGNSWTIVGNTGTHSLLNGYETHHRNLTKNGLGNWGLNNVFTGNVADVQGPGRGFYVHDPSTTGNVVHCDNTVTGAALGYANLTCAP comes from the coding sequence GTGTCGTTGCCGCGCATCCGCCGCCTCGCCATCGCCGCCGTACTGGTGCTCATCGTCTCCGCCGTCGCCTCGCCGAGCCCCGCTCGCGCGGACTCGGAGTGCCCGCCGCCGACCGTCACCGTGGCCACGCCCGGCCAGCTCGCCGCCGCGCTGGCCGCCGCCCAGCCGGGCGACGTGATCAGCGTGGAGGATGGCACCTACGACGGGAACTGGACCGCGACCACCCCGGGCACGGCTGAGGAGCCGATCTGGCTGTGCGGGTCCTCGGCGGCTGTCCTCACCAACGACGGGATCACCGGCGGGTACGGGCTGCACCTGGACGGTGCGGATTGGTGGCACCTGTACGGCTTCACGGTCGCCGACGCGCAGAAGGGCGTCATCGTCGACGCCGCCGAGCAGGTGACCGTTGAGGGGCTGACCGTCCACGGTGTCGGCGACGAAGGCATCCACCTGCGCACCCACACCGTCGACAGCCTCGTCACCGGCAACACGATCCACGACACCGGGAACCGCAGGGAAAAGTTCGGCGAGGGCGTCTACATCGGCAGTTCGGACGCGAACTGGGGTGTGCTGACCGGCGGGCAGCCCGACCGCTCCGACCGCAACACCATCGTCGGCAACACGATCTACGACACGACCGCCGAAGCGATCGACATCAAGGAGGGCACGTCGGACGGCGTCGTGTCCGGCAACGTCATGGACGGGGCCGGCCAGACCGAGGAAGGCGCCGACTCATGGGTGGATGCCAAAGGCAACAGCTGGACCATCGTCGGCAACACCGGCACCCACAGCCTGCTCAACGGATATGAAACCCACCACCGCAACCTCACCAAGAACGGGCTCGGCAACTGGGGCCTGAACAACGTCTTCACCGGCAACGTCGCCGACGTGCAGGGGCCGGGCCGCGGCTTCTACGTCCACGACCCCTCCACCACCGGAAACGTCGTGCACTGCGACAACACAGTCACAGGTGCGGCACTCGGGTACGCCAATCTCACCTGCGCTCCCTGA
- a CDS encoding phage tail fiber protein codes for MPFNIAAKNVMLDALDESATQITHIGAHTVTDPGTGADANSGEATGGSYARQAVTWAAASGGQKSNSGALSIPVPAGSYAFLTFWNASTANSGNYRGYAPINSTVKGFGTVDTAGITSDAIQSAGHGLADGDRVMVFNVLGESLPTGLTEGTIYYVVSATTDTFDVSATLGGSSVNVTGQGELFFQKVIPETFGADGTITVAIDALVLDNTGI; via the coding sequence ATGCCGTTCAACATCGCGGCGAAGAACGTCATGCTCGATGCCCTCGACGAGTCCGCAACCCAGATAACGCACATCGGCGCCCACACGGTCACGGATCCCGGAACAGGCGCCGACGCCAACTCTGGTGAGGCCACGGGCGGCTCCTACGCCCGCCAGGCCGTCACCTGGGCTGCTGCCTCCGGGGGGCAGAAGTCGAACTCCGGCGCCCTGTCCATCCCGGTCCCCGCGGGCAGCTATGCGTTCCTGACGTTCTGGAATGCCTCGACGGCGAACTCCGGCAACTACCGCGGCTACGCCCCCATCAACTCCACGGTGAAGGGCTTCGGAACGGTCGACACGGCGGGCATCACCTCCGACGCCATCCAATCCGCCGGCCACGGCCTCGCCGACGGCGACCGCGTCATGGTGTTCAACGTCCTCGGCGAGAGCCTCCCAACCGGGCTGACCGAGGGCACCATCTACTACGTCGTGTCCGCCACAACCGACACGTTCGACGTGTCCGCCACCCTGGGTGGCTCCTCCGTCAACGTGACGGGGCAGGGCGAGCTGTTCTTCCAGAAGGTCATCCCAGAGACGTTTGGCGCGGACGGCACCATCACCGTCGCCATCGACGCCCTGGTGCTCGACAACACTGGCATCTAG
- a CDS encoding DUF6221 family protein has translation MTAESPIVAFLKARWDEISPDDVHHRHECDFRQLEFFGDCSCRVPELTRRDIESKRRLLEDMVPVLDDLEDLTGSEGQAARHPRRPGEHLSEDREATLYFLKLLARPFFDHSDFDPAWGTD, from the coding sequence ATGACCGCCGAGAGCCCGATCGTCGCGTTCCTTAAGGCGCGCTGGGACGAGATCAGTCCTGATGACGTCCATCACCGCCACGAGTGCGACTTCCGCCAACTGGAGTTCTTCGGGGACTGTAGCTGTCGAGTCCCAGAGTTAACCCGCCGCGACATCGAGTCCAAGCGGCGCCTTTTGGAGGACATGGTTCCGGTCCTCGATGACCTCGAAGATCTCACCGGGAGCGAAGGCCAAGCCGCCCGCCACCCTCGTCGGCCCGGCGAGCACCTGTCGGAGGACCGGGAAGCCACCCTCTACTTCCTCAAACTGCTCGCCCGCCCGTTCTTCGATCACTCGGACTTCGACCCGGCATGGGGCACCGACTGA
- a CDS encoding phage antirepressor KilAC domain-containing protein, which yields MHHGTSYGPEDNNRGSQQELQLPVLGESSFDAIRRLDEQGEYWTGRDLQPLMDYVRWEKFAEVIEKAKASLALVKGADQANHHFAVWGSDGGRWGNQKLDDFRLTRFGAYLTAMAGDDTKEAVARARIYFAAQTRKQELAEQAALVPGPRSSMDLDSIDELERLNRAFGQAIAIAKHATARAEVAEARADEFESGHAQAELYASADGLTAKRAFARDVQQWCAPRKIKVTQQQVFNFLGHIGLIIRSAGSEHDQATAQAIKDLRAENATKKVEMPDGTILKVKYGKLTSKGEKYAWDRIYKAIGEHGTLDLDVIKGVVVVR from the coding sequence GTGCACCACGGTACTTCGTATGGCCCCGAGGACAACAACCGGGGTTCTCAGCAAGAGCTTCAGCTTCCCGTGCTAGGCGAGTCCTCCTTCGATGCGATCCGTCGCCTCGATGAGCAGGGCGAGTACTGGACTGGGCGCGACCTTCAGCCGCTCATGGACTACGTGCGCTGGGAGAAGTTCGCGGAAGTCATCGAGAAGGCCAAGGCGTCCCTCGCCCTCGTGAAGGGTGCCGATCAGGCCAACCATCACTTCGCCGTTTGGGGGAGTGATGGCGGGCGCTGGGGAAACCAGAAGCTCGACGACTTCCGCTTGACGCGCTTCGGCGCCTACCTCACCGCGATGGCGGGGGATGACACGAAGGAAGCCGTCGCCCGCGCCCGCATCTACTTCGCCGCTCAGACCCGCAAGCAGGAACTCGCCGAGCAGGCTGCGCTTGTCCCCGGACCCCGTTCTTCCATGGACCTCGACAGCATCGACGAGTTGGAGCGGCTGAACCGCGCGTTCGGTCAGGCCATCGCGATCGCCAAGCACGCGACCGCCCGCGCCGAGGTCGCCGAGGCTCGCGCCGACGAGTTCGAGTCTGGCCATGCTCAGGCTGAGCTGTACGCCTCCGCTGATGGCCTGACCGCGAAGCGCGCCTTCGCCCGGGACGTTCAGCAGTGGTGCGCGCCCCGCAAGATCAAGGTCACGCAGCAGCAGGTGTTCAACTTCCTCGGACACATCGGGCTGATCATTCGCTCGGCTGGCAGCGAGCACGACCAAGCCACCGCCCAGGCGATCAAGGACCTGCGAGCGGAAAACGCGACCAAGAAGGTCGAGATGCCTGACGGCACGATCCTCAAGGTCAAGTACGGCAAGCTCACGTCCAAGGGCGAGAAGTACGCGTGGGACCGGATCTACAAGGCGATCGGTGAGCACGGCACCTTGGACCTTGACGTGATCAAGGGTGTAGTCGTTGTTCGCTGA
- a CDS encoding endonuclease domain-containing protein has translation METEQFVKHEKPKGRKCTHAGYLLTCAEFDLLRQRANDRCEICRRRGDETRNGRLFVDHHGGRGQWAVRGLLCNRCNSGLNFNTSEAAARYLATPFYIELLNRKDLSPEVTPEPPIGTTVTVRFTGSTWRRRRDGWNYDSSGIRRSSVTWERLNQTYGPFNIVIPG, from the coding sequence GTGGAGACTGAGCAGTTCGTCAAGCACGAGAAGCCGAAGGGCCGAAAGTGCACGCACGCTGGCTATCTGCTGACCTGCGCCGAGTTTGATCTGCTGCGTCAACGCGCGAACGACCGATGCGAGATCTGCCGACGTCGCGGTGACGAGACCAGAAACGGACGCCTCTTTGTCGATCATCACGGCGGGCGCGGTCAATGGGCTGTTCGCGGCTTGCTCTGCAACCGCTGCAACTCGGGATTGAACTTCAACACAAGCGAAGCTGCCGCCCGGTACCTGGCTACCCCCTTCTACATTGAGTTGCTGAACCGCAAGGACCTGTCGCCCGAGGTCACGCCCGAACCGCCAATCGGAACCACGGTCACGGTGCGATTCACGGGATCCACTTGGAGAAGGCGCCGGGATGGCTGGAACTACGATTCTTCCGGGATCCGACGATCGAGTGTGACCTGGGAACGCCTGAATCAGACCTACGGGCCGTTCAATATCGTCATCCCTGGTTGA
- a CDS encoding DUF6011 domain-containing protein: protein MTLFATETETPRTGKCGACRKVLTDPKWIALGFGKCCAKRLGLIPARRPRGVSLSARVRAGGDVEGQGDLLAEER, encoded by the coding sequence GTGACTCTGTTCGCCACGGAAACGGAAACGCCCCGCACGGGCAAGTGCGGGGCGTGCCGCAAGGTGCTGACCGACCCGAAATGGATCGCTCTCGGGTTCGGCAAGTGCTGCGCGAAACGCCTCGGCCTCATCCCTGCTCGGCGCCCGCGGGGCGTCTCGCTGTCTGCTCGGGTGCGGGCCGGCGGAGACGTCGAGGGGCAAGGGGATCTGCTGGCGGAGGAGAGGTGA
- a CDS encoding DUF7736 domain-containing protein — protein MTRDFHLGDILTITTGRIMSPSGMGGVYEILNWMTGDNLFTHQLGRASHECEGPLLEQHPDLAAVEIPAEFEGEAHVKAWLAKQVERFGETRPVTPLALVDHTRIDPITEMQMMRPDLPIAVVEIPDTPR, from the coding sequence ATGACCCGCGACTTCCACCTCGGCGACATCCTGACCATCACGACGGGGCGCATCATGTCGCCCTCCGGCATGGGAGGCGTCTACGAGATCCTCAACTGGATGACAGGCGACAACCTGTTCACCCACCAGCTCGGCCGCGCCTCCCACGAGTGCGAAGGTCCGCTCTTGGAGCAGCACCCCGACCTCGCCGCAGTCGAGATCCCCGCCGAGTTCGAGGGCGAAGCGCACGTCAAGGCGTGGCTGGCCAAGCAGGTGGAACGGTTCGGTGAGACCCGCCCCGTGACGCCGCTTGCTCTCGTCGACCACACCCGCATCGACCCGATCACGGAGATGCAGATGATGCGCCCCGACCTGCCGATCGCCGTGGTGGAAATCCCGGACACGCCACGGTGA
- a CDS encoding single-stranded DNA-binding protein codes for MSAPITLNGRLVRDPELKFTPTGKAVARFTVATSRRRKNGDQWEDVDTTFWPCTAWDQLAEQVCENFRQGSAVVVTGAAYQNNWETDGEKKSRIEVRVEAAGANLRWAKPADRASSSAPAADPWANGGVPDAPPF; via the coding sequence ATGTCTGCACCGATCACCCTGAACGGCCGCCTAGTTCGCGACCCCGAGCTGAAGTTCACGCCCACAGGCAAGGCCGTGGCCCGCTTCACCGTCGCCACCTCCCGCCGCCGCAAGAACGGCGACCAGTGGGAAGACGTCGACACCACGTTCTGGCCGTGCACCGCGTGGGACCAGCTCGCCGAGCAGGTGTGTGAGAACTTCCGGCAGGGCTCCGCGGTCGTCGTCACCGGCGCCGCCTACCAGAACAACTGGGAGACGGACGGCGAGAAGAAGTCCCGCATCGAGGTGCGGGTCGAAGCCGCCGGCGCGAACCTCCGCTGGGCCAAGCCCGCGGATCGCGCTTCGTCGTCGGCTCCGGCCGCAGACCCGTGGGCGAACGGAGGCGTCCCTGATGCCCCTCCGTTTTAG
- a CDS encoding AAA family ATPase, producing the protein MDILREIVLPKLEGVRAQHGSFMARCPAHDDGKASLSLTVGKEHPVVFHCHAGCERDDILAGIGLTWADVCKASEKDTRPKGEWTPRGDAIAVYDYVDEQGNLLYQVLRTADKQFPCRVPDLSRPKGWNWRLGDTRRVLYRLPKVIEGIRDGHVIFIVEGEKDVHALESHQLVATCNPGGGGKWRAEYCEMFRDADVTIICDRDDPGHAHARQVRDMLHGIARSIRIYEPVVGKDAADHIAAGKKLQDFVEIWTSEVEIKPDLAPDLWEFLAVEDAEYDWVVPGLLERGDRLVWTGFEGLGKSMAIRQMAVMIAAGLHPFKWTEIPKMRVLLIDCENSEQQSRRKFRPLADLSISSRHRVPDGALRLIHKPAGIDVSRPDDAAWLLERVTAHKPDVLFIGPFYRLHAGNINDESAARHTVGILDMARTAANCAMVIEAHAGHGEQGKNRSVRPVGSSLLLRWPEFGFGIAPAYEPDPGEPCRTVEVKAWRGARDQRDWPTQLTWGGEGSWPWQIAPDRIHTPPKGWEPNGRNN; encoded by the coding sequence ATGGACATCCTCCGCGAGATCGTGCTGCCCAAGCTCGAAGGTGTCCGCGCCCAGCACGGCAGCTTCATGGCCCGCTGCCCTGCCCACGACGACGGGAAAGCCAGTCTGTCCCTGACCGTCGGCAAGGAACACCCCGTGGTGTTCCACTGTCACGCAGGATGCGAGCGCGACGACATCCTCGCTGGCATCGGCCTCACCTGGGCTGACGTCTGCAAGGCCAGCGAGAAGGACACCCGACCCAAGGGGGAGTGGACCCCGCGGGGCGACGCCATCGCGGTCTACGACTACGTCGACGAGCAGGGCAATCTGCTGTACCAGGTGCTCCGCACGGCAGACAAGCAGTTCCCCTGCCGGGTGCCGGATTTGTCCCGGCCGAAGGGCTGGAACTGGCGGCTCGGTGACACCCGCCGGGTGCTGTACCGGCTGCCGAAGGTCATCGAGGGCATCCGCGATGGCCACGTCATCTTCATCGTCGAGGGCGAGAAGGACGTCCACGCTCTCGAATCCCACCAGCTCGTTGCGACCTGCAACCCCGGTGGTGGTGGCAAGTGGCGTGCCGAGTACTGCGAGATGTTCCGCGACGCCGACGTCACGATCATCTGTGATCGAGACGACCCCGGCCACGCCCACGCTCGCCAGGTGCGCGACATGCTCCACGGGATCGCCCGATCCATCCGCATCTACGAGCCTGTGGTTGGCAAGGACGCCGCCGATCACATCGCTGCGGGCAAGAAACTCCAGGACTTCGTGGAGATCTGGACCAGCGAGGTCGAGATCAAGCCGGATCTTGCGCCGGACCTGTGGGAGTTCCTCGCGGTCGAGGACGCCGAGTACGACTGGGTTGTCCCCGGCCTGCTGGAGCGCGGCGACCGCTTGGTGTGGACTGGCTTCGAGGGGTTGGGCAAGTCCATGGCGATCCGCCAGATGGCCGTGATGATCGCCGCAGGACTTCACCCGTTCAAGTGGACCGAAATCCCCAAGATGCGGGTCCTGCTGATCGACTGTGAGAACTCTGAGCAGCAGTCGCGCCGCAAGTTCCGGCCACTCGCCGACCTGTCGATCAGCTCCCGGCATCGCGTTCCGGACGGCGCCCTCCGCCTGATCCACAAGCCCGCGGGAATTGACGTCTCCCGCCCGGACGATGCGGCTTGGCTGCTGGAGCGTGTCACCGCCCACAAGCCGGACGTGCTGTTCATCGGCCCCTTCTACCGGCTGCACGCGGGGAACATCAACGACGAGTCCGCGGCCCGCCACACGGTCGGCATCCTCGACATGGCCCGCACCGCAGCCAACTGCGCCATGGTCATCGAGGCCCACGCCGGTCATGGAGAGCAGGGCAAGAACCGCTCCGTCCGACCTGTGGGCTCCAGCCTCCTTCTGCGCTGGCCTGAATTCGGATTCGGCATCGCCCCCGCCTACGAGCCCGACCCGGGAGAACCGTGCCGGACGGTCGAAGTCAAGGCGTGGCGCGGAGCCCGCGACCAACGCGACTGGCCAACCCAGCTCACCTGGGGCGGCGAAGGAAGTTGGCCATGGCAGATCGCCCCCGACCGCATCCACACCCCGCCCAAGGGCTGGGAACCCAACGGAAGGAACAACTGA
- a CDS encoding winged helix-turn-helix domain-containing protein, with product MTAPMLYTNLGRSHPPLHVDVETGRVTVGARYVHVPPVEFRLLTVLWERVGVAVTYAQIAQHTTAGSQKKIQLDIARLREAIGDDPRSPHYITSVRGVGYRLEPDAVTPRRDPLAAYEVVVTAGRLALPCPHDGCAEDLLATNAAPGGLTRMRELAAWHELNHWAEAS from the coding sequence TTGACCGCACCGATGCTCTACACCAACCTCGGCCGATCGCACCCGCCGCTTCACGTGGACGTGGAAACCGGCCGGGTCACGGTCGGCGCCCGATACGTCCACGTCCCGCCGGTGGAGTTCCGGCTCCTCACCGTCCTCTGGGAGCGGGTGGGCGTCGCGGTGACGTACGCACAGATCGCGCAACACACGACCGCCGGATCCCAAAAGAAGATCCAGCTGGACATCGCTCGGCTTCGCGAGGCGATCGGCGACGACCCCCGGTCACCTCACTACATCACCAGCGTCCGAGGCGTCGGCTACCGCCTCGAACCCGACGCGGTCACCCCCAGACGGGACCCGTTGGCCGCATACGAGGTGGTCGTCACTGCTGGGCGACTGGCGTTGCCGTGCCCGCATGACGGCTGCGCTGAGGATCTCCTCGCCACGAATGCGGCTCCTGGAGGGCTCACCCGGATGAGGGAACTCGCCGCGTGGCACGAGCTGAACCACTGGGCGGAGGCGTCTTGA